The Lonchura striata isolate bLonStr1 chromosome 11, bLonStr1.mat, whole genome shotgun sequence DNA segment ctgccagtCCCCTGGCACATCAGCCAGCTGGTGTGGAGTGACTGCCAAGTTCTGCTCACCTGGACCTCTGCCCTGCTTCACCAGAGCACAGGacctgccctgccagcactAGAGTGGGGCACCAAGAGCTGAGAGCAAGGCAATCTCCTGATGGCACCGGAACCAAAATCAACCTCACTTTTCCCTAACTTGCCCCAGAGACTGGAGAAAGAAACCAGGTTCTTGGGCATTGAGAGCACAAACTCCTGCAATCCTTTAACCTGCCCTCTCTACTACTGCTAGCAGAGTAGTAGTACTAGCTATTTCTCACCAATTCATTTAGGGCAAATCTAGAGTCTGCACTCCTGTCAAGGGGGTTATTCTAGCACTTTTCTGGAATGGAGGAAGAAAACCAAGTTATTTTGCTTTAGGACAAGTGGCAATCAGTTTATGGTGAGCTCTAACTATGCTCAACCAGAGATTTCTATTAGGTTAAAACTGTTTTTAGCtaaaaaacactgcagttttcTTGTACATAATatggagaaagaaaaccaaaaaaacactgTCATTATACATTTTCTGGGGCTCACACTTCACAAAATTTTTGATTTCTCCCCATTATGGTGTTGttataatgaaataaataattcaagATTGAGGCTACTTTGGAATTGGTTTGTGCAATGACTTTGGAAGATAAATTCTAACACATCCACAGTGTTAGAATACAGTGCTGCTGTAGTCCAGCACTCAGGGTATCTGTTCTGCCTGCATGACTGACTGCAACTGATGTGACCAGCTCTTACTGGATCTAATACTGCCAGGGGACAAAGCACAGTCACTGCTAAAGGCCTTGCAAAACAGAGATAACTCTATTTTGTAGGTACCCTAATTCTGTTACTACTTTTTTACAAGGTTTAATTTGGGAGTGCTGCAGTGATGCTGCAGTGTGGTTAATTAGCATCTGTTGAATTCTCGGGCATGTGAGGTAAAGTTAGCACAACACCATCCGTGAGTCACAGATCTTTTAATTTCTATTGTACTTCACAAGAGTTGCCTCCTATGTCTGCTgagaaattctgaaaatttagaaaaacGTTCTTAAAGTAGAAATTCAAGAGAACGGATGTGATCCAGTGGAACACGGCTATTGTGAGATGTTTGTGAGCCTGCAAGACAAACTCTACATATCAGGTACTGCTTCTAGTAAATGTTTTCCATCTTTTCTGGTATCTAACATAAAAGGAAGATTTTAAAACACACTCTAAGTTACCTAAAATAAATatactttgaaaaaaattgcattaataTAATAAAACTCCTTAGTCTCTCCCTTTTCAGCAGCATATACAGGACAGTTCACAACAGAGTAAGTGACTAAAACAGCTGAGTGGTACCTGGGGATTTTCTTGGGAGCCTGAGGTGGTGAGGAATGGCCGGCTATGTTTTGTTCCGAGCTCTCTGGAGGCTTTTCCTGCGTTTCTCCCTTGTCCTTTGCCAGTGCCTCTGCGATAGCagagtccagcccagcctggtgTGGGAGATCAGCCCTCGGCTCCGCCTGTGCCGGGTCACACCTGTACATGAAAACGATCGACGGCTTCTCGCTGGAGTCGGACTTGGCCTCGCTGAACCAGTGGTGCCGCTGCACTGGAGGCGGGGGGAGCATGTGTATAACTGTTCCATCCAGACCCACCAgcttccctttctccctctccttctctctctcctcctcatcGTCAGCTTTCCTGCGGCGGAAGAAGCTCTTGAACGATATCCAGCGTTTGGGTTTTGCGTCGGGACGCCGCCCCTCCGAGTGCAGGATGGACTCGGCTTCTGTCGACCTGGTGGGGCTGTTGGGTTTGGCCCAATTGCTGAAATGCCTTTGCAGCAAGTTACTGGCATGGTAGGGAGAGGAGGTGGAGCGTGGAGGGGGGAATGGCGGggcctgctctgcctggggacTCGTGGCGCTCGGGGTGGCTCGCGCTGGCTTTGGAGAGGGAGTGGCAGCTGGCTGTGAAAGTGGatctttctgcattttaatgGCAGTGCTTTCCATCTTGGAGGACTCCACTTCAGGCTGTGATGTAAACAGAGATTTGGGTCGTACCAGGGTGTTTTTAGTAGCATCTCCCTCAGGGGGTAAGGAATACAGTTCTTCTACACTACAGGACTTGGGAGCAGACTGAGGTGTTTCTGGAGGAGACTGTGGAGGCTGGATAGAAGCCACAATCTGCGAGAGCACCGTGCTCGCATTCTCTCtgccaccactgctgccaatgGAACCATCTGGGGTTATGTCTGCTTTTGCTGTAGGCTCTTGCATTGCCTTTTGAACTCTGGATGGGGAGCTGTGGTCAGCACTGTGACTTCTCTGTGGGGATATCTGGCTTTTAGTGAGGCAGCTGTTGAACTCTTGGACCTTTTGAGCCACAGAGCCCAGCCTGCACTCAGAGCTACTGGCCACCCCTCTTGCTTGGGGCAACTCAGTGGATTTGCTGCCTATGGCTTCGGTGCCTTTAGTTTCAGTTTCTATTTCTTCATAGGTATGGCTTATCACACTTGTAGTTTTATCTTTGACAGACAGCTCCCCAGTGGTCCCTAGAAAACTTTTATAGATCGCCAAGTTATCATATGCATTTGGATTGATTACAATAGGAACTTTAACAGCATTTTTGGAACTCCTAGCGTAAGTGGGCTCATCATGAATGATAATAGGGAAAGGTGGCATGCCAGCATTGTTGTAACTGTTGAATTTTATCTCAGACAAATTGGGAGACTTAACTGGGATAGTTTTCGAAGAAACGTTTGTAGCTGTAGGTGAAGTAGGAGCTGACTTGTGGCTTGTCTTCCTGGGAGGAACGGAAGGTCCTGAGCTGTTTCCAATCAGTTCCACCTTAGGTATCTTCTGTCTTGGACTAGTGCTGGAAGTCCACACTTCTTGGTATCTGATTGCACTGGATTTTTTCAGATTAGCGTGTACATGTACAGGTGATGCTGCAGAGGATGCAATAGGTGTGCCTGGGGTTACTGGTGAGCTTGGGTTAGATGCTGCCTTTTTGGTTTCTGAGGTTTCAGTCTGATTCTCTTTACATTCACTGGTCATGGCAGCTGATACATCCACTACGGTGTATGGCTTGCACACTGGTTGTTCCATGTTCACCACCCTGTAAGGCTTAGCTTGCTCCTCCATAGGCACCAAATTAATAGTTACGGCTTGACCAGCAGCATCTGAAGAACTTTTATTCTCCTGCGTATCAGTCTGCACAGCAATTTTgccatccttctcctccaggcgaAGTGCAAGGACAGCTTTGTGAGTTTCCTGActtttcagagcatttctgggTGCTTTTGGCACATCCTTCACTTGTTGATTGTCACAAAGACTTTCATATTCTGGTTCAATCACTTTGAGATCCTGAGGAGTGCTAGGAGATAAGCCTCCATTACAGAGCTTCTGGGAAGAACTGCTGGTTGTCCCAGAACGAGACTCTTCTGTCAAAGAAGAATCAGGAGATGTAGAATCAGAAGATACCATGCTCTGCATGCTCTCTTGCCCGTAAAGAATCACCGTCTCTTCCCCGTAACCATTTAAAATTTCATCATAACTGTCATCATAATCCACGGCGCAGATCCGCTGGAGAGACTTGTTCCGAAGGGGCACGGTATTCCATTTCTTGTCAACACAGAACGGAACAGGAGACAGGGTGTTAGCTCTGAAATTAGCAAAGCGAGGTTGGCCCCTCATCCGGATTTCCATTGCTAACAGCTCTTCATCACTTTCATCCCAGCTCTCGTGCTCTTCCTGCATGCTGCCAAAAAACGTGTCATCCTCACTCTCATCTCCACTAGACAACTCTGGATAACAGAAACGTCCACCTTCATTACTTATGACTTCAGTGCTTCCACTCAGAATAACATGCTTACTCTGTGAATCCTTCATTCCAGCCACCATGCAGCTCGGAGGGATCTTCCTTTCTAATGATCTTTTGTAACAATTATTTATCCTTCCCAAGAAGGTTTCTCTGGAGTTTGTTTCATTTCCAGTGAGCTGAGGTGTGGTATCCAAACCTGCAATCTCCTTCAGAACTTCTGTCAGTCCATTATTATTGTTACTGGGTATCTTACCCACGCCCTCGCTGTTGCCGTAAGGCCTAGGAACATGGCTGTAACCCTCAATCTCCTCCTCATTGTTATTGTTCAGTGGTTTTTTGCTCAGCACCGCCTTGTTGCGGTTCCACCCCACGGGCAGGGGTTTGTTCTCGCACTGCTCCAGCGTggtcagctcccagcagagcccgTCGGCCACCATCATGGTGGGTTTCACGGCTATCGTCGGCTTCTTGGCCACGGGCGGCCGGAAGCTGCCGCTGCCCCTGCCAcgctggctgctgctctggtttGCATTGGGTTTCAGGTTTCCATGTGAGAGGGGCTTCTTCTCTGACACTGGGGGTAACTGGTGCAAGCTCTTGGGCTTGAAGCAGTTCTTACATTCACCGGGTTTCCACACGTGCTCAGTGAAAGTGTTGCAAGCAGACATTTTCCCAGAGCTCTGCGCCTGCAGCCCGCCGCTCAGTGCATGGTAGGAGTGTCATCcatggctctgctctgctcaccCGGCACAGACACCTCCTTGAGCAGTGATCATGCTGGAAGAACATGAAACACAGAAAGGAtgagaatggggaaaaatctgCTTGATCATTATGTTTTTCACACTAGGGATAATGTGGAAGGAGCAAGTAGCCTTTTGCTGATGTTTTCATTTACAAAACTATGTAACTGAAATGCAAAACCAAATTCCAGCTATCATTCTTCTCATACATAAAGAATTAAAACTTTGGCAGCTAAGTCCTATGTTACTTAAagcagagggagggaaaaatggCAATGACTGAGAATTTAGAGTAATTTGCTTGACTAGTTCAGGGCCATTGGCCTTTAATTTtgtcaaataaaacaaatgcagGAACAGGATATAAACCCAAAGATTACCACACATTATGCTTTCACCATAACTACTCAAACATGAGATAGAAAAGCAAAAGTATGTTTACTCTCCTAAATGCAATTGAGATAATTTGTTCTAGCTTTGAATGTGAACAAGCTCAGCTTAAGTGAGAAAATGTGTTCAAGCAATCCCAAACTCTGCCATTTTAGCACTTTTTTCATCAGAGTCAAATGAAAATACTGAAGAGGTATTTTGGCTGAACACATAGGCTGTTCTGATGTCCTGGAAAAGTCAGATAATAATACAGTGGAAATCTTTCTAGAAAGTTACTGTTCCTTCTCCTTTTGCTTACCATAATGTCAATAAACCATTCTGATATCCTCAAAACAAAGCTAAGGATTTTTAGTCCCTGATTTGTTTCATATGTAGCTTTTCTACCTAACCCCTCCAGAAATAACAACTGAAGAACTGAAAATCTTGTTCAAAGTGAatctttttatttccagaaacaatCAGCCTTAAGTAAAAATCAAACACGAATCTGCTGTGCTTTATAGCCACCAGAGTATCCAGGATTTGAGTGTTTCATGAATTAATGCCTGAAGATTTTAAGCCTTCTGAGCCAAATCCGCAAGTCTGTTCTCTTCATCACTGTTGCATAACTCACATTATAGGAGACATTTTACTGAGGTGAAAGGATCTCTACGTTCACTGCTCTTCTGCAAGCACAGGTGCTGGAAATCAATCCTGTTCTGTTCTTACAGGCCTTGGGGTGCAAATATTCTTGCTGCTCACCCAGGTACGCCGAAGGGCAGTGCTGACCCCCTGCAggtccagctgcagctcccacagagcccagcagagcccagcagcagggagactGTGCTGGAATTCTCAGGGCACCACTGGCTTTCATGGCATGGCAAACAACAGGATCATTAGGAGAGCTGACACCGGGAGGGGCTTGTCAGTCTCCTCACGTCCTGCTCTGTGTTTTGGCAAGGGCTGTCCTGTGCTGGCAAACCAACAGAGCGATCCCGATCCAACAGCAGATGGGGCTGAAGCCTAACTCTATTAGTGCCTGCAGACACAGCCGTGCTACCAGGGCTATCACATTTCATATGCTGACTAAATATGTTTCCAGACAAAGCTTTTTGCCAAAAAGCCACTGCCAAAAGCTTTCTCTGTATGACCTAAGAGAGAGAAACTCTGCCACACTGAGATGTGCCCAAACTTTTAGGCTTTATCTTGCATTTACAGAGTAAAATGCTTTTGTATGTTTCTTGATCTCTCTCAAGTTTTGTTGCTTCAACACCTTGCAAGGCCATATATTGTAAGCAGAAAAACTACATTAAGAAACAGTTTTCCTAAAACCAGAGAGAGAGCATGTACAAGAATTTTATACTCCGGTTGGCTCCCTCTTTTCGTGTGTTTAAAAAATAGAAGGAGTAAAATTACACTAATGGGAATCTAAACTAAATGGTttcttgaaaaatatatttctccaTCACATAAAAGCTTTGAACAACCGATTTAAACAAAAGGGTTAGTGCTTGTGTGTGGGTTTTAAGATTTACCTGTGTGATCTTATTTCTCTGAAATTGCATAAGCTGCACTTGCTCTAGAATCCCATCACAAGGCAGGCAGCTTTATGGTGTTCCAAACAATTCCTGCCAGGACCAGGGGGGACACTGAGGAAGCTCTGCAGTGCCCACCTGCCCAGGGCTACATCCTGATGTGATGGCACCACTGCCTCTGGCACAACACACTGGTCATTCTCCTTTGCTCTGACACTGATGCTGGCACTTCCTCTAAGCCAGAGAAGGGTTACACTCAACCTGAGAATGGGAATTACAGGAAACTCAGCAGAACCACAGTTCTCCAGAGAGTAACAACTACAGCTCTGTGCTTCATCCCAGAACACCCTTgtgtgccagcagtgctgcctgcagcacttTACCTCAGCAATCACACACCTGGTGATTGTGGAAATGCAGATGTGGAACCTGGACAGGAGTATATACAAGCCATGCGTAGctatttcagcatttttggTCTCCAACAGCCAATAGAACTGGTTTGAACACAGCCCTGACCCCCAGGATGATTTGTGACACTCTGGAACAGAAGAGCCACTGACTCCCTGGCTCTGTGAACCCCAGCTGGGTTTGCAACTGGCTCAGGCACAGCAGGACGAGCAGTTCCTGTCACAGGCCCTgacactgcctgcagctgcacCACAGAGGAAACAGCCACCTTCCAACTAGAGGAAATGGATCTTaagaaaacaaccaaaacaattCCAACACTGTGCTACTTTTGTACTTCGAAATCAGAAACACTCCTACGCTATTTCAAATTAAATCCACAGTGACCTTTATTTGCTGGAGCAAGCATTtgcattcttaaaaaaaaaagtcagtttcTTCCTTGGTGAACAACTAAAAGCaatatttctgctgctttcctctccTTTAAAAAGAATGACTTTTAAAACTACAGATTCTCTATTATGTGTGATAATTATGGTGAGAGTAATTAGGAGTGATAAGAGAAATTAAATCTTTCAGTAGGCTGTAGCTTCCATGGCTGTCTCCAGCTGCAGCTTGGCAGGGGGCAGCAGAGGCCAATGAAGGAACTGAAAATACACAcaaggacaagaaaaaaaatcatcctgaCACGGTTCGTTGCTGGATTCCTGCACTGtctccaaaacaaaacaggacaATGAGAGATCCAGGTAGTCACACCTCAGATCTCTCCTGCTGCGAGTGTCTTTTCTTCCCTACCTTCCCTGCTTCCACTGACACTCCATGTACCTGCTAAAGAACAGGAATGTGCACCCTGCAGAGATCCTGGCTCTTCTCAAATGAGTAGCTCAGATGACAAAACTTATTTGAAGATGCTCAATCTACGCAAAATCAAGGCAATGACAAGATGTTACTTACAAAACAGCATCAGACTTGTAAAGAAAGTATTAATAGCAAATACGTGACATCAACAGTCTGCATTTCATCCCTGTGTCTCGAAGCCTTTTATGTAAGTTGGTAAACAGAACTATTCACAATTTATACAGGGAACCACTGCAGTGCAGTGACGTTAAGGAACTAAAATTCACCAGTGAGTCAGTGTCAGGAGCAAGTACAGACAGACAACTTCTGCTCCCAACAGAAGATCGTGACACTTCATTCACTAAATGGCTGAGTCAGCACAGATAATTTATCAGTCTTAAAGGCCAAATAATTCCTTGTGTATATGAGATTAATGCTCCTCATTCCAGCAGGTAGAGCTGTGCACAGGAAGGCTCAGCCTGGCCCTGTTGAGCTGGCATCAAGCAGTCAGGAAGGCAAAAGCATATTTCAGTTCTCAGGTCAGAGGGAGAAGATGACAGATCTGGAGCTGCAGAACAAAGATGAAGCAGGGATCAGCTGAGATACCCTCGTGTCAGGAAGCTTGCACAGCAATGCAGAAATGTCTCTGTGGTGCTTTTATTTGTTGACATCATCTTTGCTGAGTGCATGAAGATAGTAATAAACATGCATTTCAGGCATTTTGCCTTTGTTCTAGGTAATTTCAGGCTGGCAGGTCTCCTTTGGATGCATGCTGGCTGAATCACAATGAAGGCCTTCTCCAGTAATACTTTATACTAAAATAATCCAATTAAAAAGAACTTAATTGGTGTGCAACATTCCCTACaatttcaacattttaaaaatgaatagtCTCGGTAAGTACCAGATGGTGACACGCACTAATTAATCATGCCTGCTCAATGAATGAGCATATGAAAATGAATGTACCTATTAGACATGTGTTTGCAATGCTGTGTGCTGCAAAATCTCCCCCCACTGAAAGGCCAGGACTTTCCTGAGCTGCAACCAGCACCCTCTGGTCTCCTCTGGGATCACCAcatcctggcacaggtttccttTGGTTTGTCCTCCTCCAGGGAAAATCCATTTCCCTTTAGTGCTGCTGGGCCTGACAATGGGGCTGCAATTTTTATGCTGCAGAATAAACTGCATTGATCAGCCTTCTCCGGCACCAGCCCAGTCAGGGCTGCTGCACAACCACAAACCTCTCCCCACTGCCAGGCCTGTCCTCAGACTGACAAAATCAGCAGTGGGAATTCAACCTGGGCTTCCTATATGGGAGTGCCCAAAGGCCACAAAACCACCAGGGCTTTGTGGTTTGTCTGAACCACTTAGAGGCATGTGGACAGTCACTGATCATCATAAACAGCAGTGCAAGTCtcacacagcagggaaaaatgGATGGCTATTCTCTGCCAGGAtttgatttctgtttcttttaaattttaatgtaaTCATAAACATTTCAAGAGACTGTTTTAAAAACCAACACTGGTGCAGGTCCTGCCTGGGGAGCAGTGGGCTGTGGGAATGCTCCCAGAGAGTGTCCAGCACTCCCTTCACTCAGGGTGTGCCAGGAAAACCCAAGGAACTAAAGAATGCAAGAAGCACTTTGGGCTGGCACAACTTTATTCCCAAAGTGAAGGATATTTGCTAAATATCAGCTCACTGCAGTACCAAGCCAGAGCTCTGACCCTGGCAGAGAGCACAGATGGACATTTCCATAAATGCTGGGCAATAccacttttattaaaaaagaagttttatCTTGCTGCAGatcagtttttttttccctgtttgacTGTTTCACattgtattttttctccttcaaaaaGAGCTCAAATTACATAAATCTTTCATAATACTAATTAAGTGAGAAAAACCTTAAATatgggctttttttcctccctaaaaCTTGTAAGGATAAAAGATTATAGAAATAACCAAGGAACTGGAGAAAAAACCTGCCCATGGCTAGACAATCTGGGATGCTTAAGAAGAAAATGGACATTTCTCTGCAATTGACACAACCCAAAGAGGTAATGCCACAGAGCAAGGCAAAGGCAAGGAATATCCTCGGGACCTGCCCAGGTACTCTGGATAGATTCTGCATCACCACATGGGAACACACAGAGCTGTAACAAGGCCAAGCTCTGCCCTTTGGTGCTGAGGGGCCAGCCAAGGCTGGCATTTGAATAGGGACTCTTACGAGTCCCAATAATAAGAATTCTTGACATTCTTAACtggagattttttccttttgggaaaaaaagcatcatttagtattaataaaatttaaatttatatgGTCCATTTAGATATATATAAATTCTTATAATGATGAGTGCTCAGACATGGCAGTACAGTATATTCTTTAGGAATACTTTTTTATTTACGTggaaaattgattttattttctacttttaaaaaagTGAGGAAGCCAAACTATAAATTGTGTGCTCTCGGAAAATGGCTGTACAACATTCTAAGATTTAGCGGCAAATTACAGGTAAGCATATCAACTGACAGGAAAAAAGTCACAATAATTACAATTTCAAAAAATATCCCCAATTCCAGTGCATTTCAGTTTCTCCCTACTTTATTTAAAGGAAACAGAATTAAGTCCCtcacagcattttaaaagtatGACTGTATCTTGACCAATCTAATTATCTTTGATTTACCCTTCCTGGCTCACTTGAAATTCTGCcctttgatctttttttccttttgtttaagCACATGCAAATACTTGTAGAGGAGAATGAACTTTACCAAACCTCTCCAGAGTCTGctcacaacaaacaaaaaagcaataCCTGAGAAACATTATAGTGCTTTTATAGTCAGAGACCTGGGAACAGTTGTGGTTATccttctgctgagcacagcttGAGAAGGAAAACAGGGTGGATCATCCCTGGGTTGTGGAGTCCAGCAATTCTGCAACTTCTGTTTGCTTCAACCTCTTTCCCCTGCACTCTTGCAGGCCCTGGCTCCAAGGATCTGAGTGTTGAACACCTGAGGCAGCAAAACCCACAAGTGCCAACCCccaagaccccccaaaacccccatttCAGTTTAGCAAATAACTTGTGGATATCAAAATACAAAACAGCATTGGAAAGGATGGGGGAGAACTGACTAAACCAAAGGAACCAAAGACACATTGAAGAGTCAAGGCAGGTAACTCAGGAGGGAGGGGCTGGCTCACAGCCAGGATAAGAACAGCTACAACactgaggctgcagcacagTGGGCACCCTCCAGTGGTCCCAGTCCCCCCTGGGAACCTCAGGAGTCATTAAATAAAGACTTGGCAGGATTAAGTTTAAGAACGAACCACTATGAgccataataaaaaaatgaggTATTAAAAATAACTGATAAATTACGGCAACAGCACAGCAGGTCTGGACTGTGCAGAGCCAAGAATTGTGGAGAAATTCAGGAACCAGGTGGCTGAGCCATGCAAAATTAGTCCCTTATCAGAACCAGGCATCAGTTCAGCACATGGTGAAGGGACCTGCTCTTTATCATTACTTCTGGGAAGGAAACCTGCTCTTCCTACCAAACCATGAACCAATGGGCAAAAAAGAAATggcacaattttattttaagctttTAAGAAGTTCTCTCCAATTCCTAATGGCAGGGCATGCAAATGGTGTCACAGCAAAGGCAGGCAACCAGCAGATTACATGCTTTCTGTGTGAGAAAATCAATGACATGATTTACTGAGTATTGCACTCAGTTCTATGCATATGACACCTCAGGAAGAAATGCTGCATAAAAcagccacaaaaatattttaatatggaAAGCTTTTCATCCCTTCAGTGAAACAAAAAGATTAGGATAGTTTAGTTCAGAACTGagacaaataaaataatgtaatagTATATTAAATGATCCGTCACATAAAGAAGACAGACTGGGTGTTCCCATTTAGTGTctatctcagaaaaaaaaggcaataaacCCAATGCAGCATATTTACATctccaaaaagaaaattattccacACAAAACACTTCCTGAAAGAAGCTGGCACTGAGATCAAGGGGTCAATGGATTCAGAGGAAGAACCCGACATTTATACCTGGGATGAGCCATGACACTTGTACGAGGTGGGGTGAACCCAAAGCTCCCAGATTCAGAGCTTGAAACCAGCATCAACCATTTCAGTGGAGCAGAGGATTTGCTCATTACCAGACTGTTCCTGTGCTGGCCCCTGGAGAAGTCTGGGCAGGGTGAAGGGCAGGCactgctgggggctgtgcctgACTGCTCCTCCTCTTACCAGATCCTGCTTTTTCCATGGTTTTAGCTTGATCCAGCAAAGCAACCCATGGTGCAAGAACACGGAGATCCCATCCTCTCCCACTGGGAAGGTCAggcctttctctcctcctccCACACTTTGTCATTCTGTCCCACACTTGTAACTCAGTCCTGGGCCATCCCATTTCTACCTTTTGTGACTTCATGTTTGCActgggcagctggggcctcaggcTGTCAGGTGCCTGTGGGACTGTGTCACACCCACAGGTCCTGCAGGGATCTGGACAaacccacagccacagccaggtcAGGCAGTGGGAATCAGCCAGGTAAGGAAGCCAGGTGGAAAGAGATTACTAAAGATTAGTACTGTTTGAAGCTTGTCACACTACAGGTTAGAAAAGTCAGGGTAAGGTTACAGAGGAATGATAGAAGAGggatttttctctaaaaataacCTAATCAATTTAACTTTTGACGACGCATACATTGCTATTTTATggtggaaaacagaaataaaaataagcccTATACTGGTATCTCATTCACTATGTGGTAGAGCAATGCCTGGAAAGGGCCCGAATCTTTGTAAAAACTCCTCCAGTTTCCCAATCCACAGCAACCATCTCCTCCCACTGCCATCTGCTTGGTGCACTCATTTTGCCTCATTCCTCACATCTATGATCAAAGACAGACATTCTAATTTGAGGGCCTCTTTGATAATCTTGAGAAACTAGCTACAGGTAATTTTTTGACCATCAAAGCTGGTTCCAGCAGCTTGTTCTCAATCAGGCTACTCTTCTAATTAGGGTGCCATTTATTCATCCCAATAAGCTACTTCAGCAAGCAAGATGAATGCAAGAAATTTTAATGTGCAGTCGTAAGCCAGAGCAATGAAATGAGTGATGAGCTCCAAGTCAAAAGGTTAAAGATATTAATGTTTACTAGTGTTGAAGTTTACAACAGATAATTTCTTTGCTTATTCTACTTATGCTTTGCCTAAAATCCATCCCCATAAAATGGCAAGCCACCACTGATAAGAATGTTATTAGGGATAAAAAGCACCAGCATAGATGAAATTCAGAAAAGGAATTAGGAGGTACTGGCATTGGATGCTTTTAGCATACATAATAAGAATTGACTTTTTCCTTATTCTGATGATTAAGTGTTGTGTCTGCCAGTCCACAACATCCCAGTGTTCCAGGCACATGTgggggctctgtgtgcagccCTTTCCCTCCATGGGGACTGAAAAGGACTAACAGCCAAGCCCAGGGCATCTCACAGTCATCAGCTTTTTAGCCTACCAAAAGAGACAAGATGTAGGGCAGGAAAAAGCCCCAACAAAACCCcagtaatttattttagttCCCAAAATTTGATTCCATACTTTAAAATACTCCACATATGGAAAACTACGCAGTGAAGGCACCATTAAATATAATCAAGGACACAATCAGAAAGGAAATACAACAGAAATCCTGCGTTAGTTTTTTATCTTTACAGTCAATGACTGATTTTTGCAGCTGGGGAATTTGCTCAATTTACTCCATGAGAGAAGAAATACCCTGCATTTTCACAGAGAGATGTTTATAGCTATCAAGTGTGTAAACCACTATAATTTTTAGCCAGTGCTGAAGGAGGAGCAAGGGGAAGCAGGAATCAGGAGcgggctgctgcaggcaggaaatccctgccctcactgcccagctgctgtggggcagcaggagcaggcagctgcaTCCGGCACTGAACTGCAGAGGCGGCCgagccgggg contains these protein-coding regions:
- the PEAK1 gene encoding inactive tyrosine-protein kinase PEAK1 isoform X1, translated to MSACNTFTEHVWKPGECKNCFKPKSLHQLPPVSEKKPLSHGNLKPNANQSSSQRGRGSGSFRPPVAKKPTIAVKPTMMVADGLCWELTTLEQCENKPLPVGWNRNKAVLSKKPLNNNNEEEIEGYSHVPRPYGNSEGVGKIPSNNNNGLTEVLKEIAGLDTTPQLTGNETNSRETFLGRINNCYKRSLERKIPPSCMVAGMKDSQSKHVILSGSTEVISNEGGRFCYPELSSGDESEDDTFFGSMQEEHESWDESDEELLAMEIRMRGQPRFANFRANTLSPVPFCVDKKWNTVPLRNKSLQRICAVDYDDSYDEILNGYGEETVILYGQESMQSMVSSDSTSPDSSLTEESRSGTTSSSSQKLCNGGLSPSTPQDLKVIEPEYESLCDNQQVKDVPKAPRNALKSQETHKAVLALRLEEKDGKIAVQTDTQENKSSSDAAGQAVTINLVPMEEQAKPYRVVNMEQPVCKPYTVVDVSAAMTSECKENQTETSETKKAASNPSSPVTPGTPIASSAASPVHVHANLKKSSAIRYQEVWTSSTSPRQKIPKVELIGNSSGPSVPPRKTSHKSAPTSPTATNVSSKTIPVKSPNLSEIKFNSYNNAGMPPFPIIIHDEPTYARSSKNAVKVPIVINPNAYDNLAIYKSFLGTTGELSVKDKTTSVISHTYEEIETETKGTEAIGSKSTELPQARGVASSSECRLGSVAQKVQEFNSCLTKSQISPQRSHSADHSSPSRVQKAMQEPTAKADITPDGSIGSSGGRENASTVLSQIVASIQPPQSPPETPQSAPKSCSVEELYSLPPEGDATKNTLVRPKSLFTSQPEVESSKMESTAIKMQKDPLSQPAATPSPKPARATPSATSPQAEQAPPFPPPRSTSSPYHASNLLQRHFSNWAKPNSPTRSTEAESILHSEGRRPDAKPKRWISFKSFFRRRKADDEEEREKEREKGKLVGLDGTVIHMLPPPPVQRHHWFSEAKSDSSEKPSIVFMYRCDPAQAEPRADLPHQAGLDSAIAEALAKDKGETQEKPPESSEQNIAGHSSPPQAPKKIPSTPEHCGINGSPEFQDMIKRLKKALKEFPLMGNCVSEYSGQVPDEPALEELSPRVPRAVFVKQDNGGSASVIPVSSARAPPAEEEKEEAPRSPDLSTCSATYSNLGQSRAAMIPPKQPRQPKGALDDAIAFGGLTDQETANNLQPTPPPLPKKTILRANTEPTPRDLQKQALENNLCIMANPTYDIDTNWEASSACSSVSLELKVLDNESGDSLDRPTEKLRAATSATNSVSSLTTLSVKERCSNSMESLTGRRLSQAKQGRGVQKPQRQALYRGIENREEVVGKIRSLHADSLKKLALRCEDLFMAGQKDQLRFGVDSWSDFRLTSDKPCCEAGDAVYYPASYAKDPLNNYAVKICKSKAKESQQYYHSLSIRQSLAINFNIQQDCGHFLAEVPVRLLPWEDDDAPDVEEEREEEEKEAEQKNRDAASSPEASRRDSPSRQGTISKPRSRVVVITREVPQLTVADFVRESAPRHSKSPDLYERQVCLLLLQLCLGLEHLKPYHITHCDLRLENLLLVHSRPGGSTLGPEATEPNPNTACPARLIVSNFSQAKQKSHMVDPEVLRDQSRLAPEIITATQYKKCDEFQTGILIYEMLHLPNPFDENPELKEKEYTCADLPKIPCRSLYSQGLQQLASCLLNPNPSERILISEAKGILQCLLWGPREDLFLALSTSSNPSRRDAILQNWLDIKRTLLMIKFAEKSLERDCGIILEDWLCCQYLAFATTDSLHRIVMRLMKQH